From the Candidatus Poribacteria bacterium genome, one window contains:
- a CDS encoding NUDIX domain-containing protein: MSEIVQKVTAFITRERNGVKELLVFKHPTTGTQIPAGTVEKGEDIETAVKRETYEETGLQLVEIENYLGCFENELEDNQRIITETTQVYIEPDLTAIPYKRMLPKGLTVNYLSTRENFTRVSYIEYEFDKFHKPIHIGTNITGWVRNENLSAEKKRHFFLMSTQEETADAWELKSDLGHIFKPYWTPLSPKPNIIPPQDRWLDFVYEKI, encoded by the coding sequence GTGAGCGAAATTGTCCAGAAGGTTACTGCTTTTATCACACGTGAACGAAACGGTGTCAAAGAATTGCTTGTTTTCAAACATCCGACGACAGGCACCCAAATCCCTGCGGGGACTGTTGAAAAGGGTGAAGATATTGAGACTGCTGTGAAAAGAGAAACTTATGAGGAGACGGGCTTGCAGCTTGTAGAAATTGAAAACTATCTGGGTTGTTTTGAAAATGAATTAGAAGATAACCAAAGAATAATAACGGAAACAACGCAGGTTTATATTGAACCCGACTTAACTGCCATTCCGTACAAACGAATGCTGCCCAAGGGACTTACCGTTAATTACCTTTCCACACGGGAGAATTTCACACGCGTTTCGTACATTGAGTATGAGTTTGACAAATTTCACAAGCCTATACATATTGGGACTAACATTACCGGATGGGTGCGGAATGAAAACTTAAGTGCGGAGAAGAAAAGACATTTTTTTCTTATGTCCACACAGGAGGAAACAGCGGATGCGTGGGAATTAAAGAGCGATCTGGGGCACATTTTCAAGCCTTACTGGACACCACTTTCGCCGAAACCTAACATTATACCGCCACAAGATAGATGGTTGGATTTTGTCTATGAGAAAATCTGA
- a CDS encoding alpha/beta hydrolase, translated as MYQEQILQINGVRLWTAVQGTGLPMVLCHGGPGGYDYLSSVADMVSDLCQVVRYDQRGSGRSQPIGPYDVSTFVDDLEGLRKHFNFERWIVGGHSWGAGLALAYAVRFPARTVAVLHIAGTGIDDRWHDEYRENRLNALIESEREEYQRLRTQREDAKGAKGERILDRLRTLSRKTDVFDPNCVDNLPSFDEYPISNAANEMVGADWKRYTTDSKFQQSVYNLPMPVLFLHGACDPRPGHFIETLASKLFYGTFVSIPESGHYFWVEKPDEVKAALRQFVVDYVINDTV; from the coding sequence ATGTACCAAGAACAGATACTTCAGATTAATGGCGTTCGGCTCTGGACAGCCGTTCAAGGAACAGGACTACCGATGGTGCTTTGTCATGGTGGTCCTGGTGGTTACGATTATCTCTCGTCCGTGGCTGACATGGTTTCTGACTTGTGTCAGGTCGTTCGGTATGATCAACGCGGAAGTGGACGTTCACAACCGATAGGTCCCTACGACGTATCTACATTTGTCGATGATTTAGAAGGATTGAGAAAACATTTCAACTTTGAACGTTGGATTGTTGGAGGACATTCGTGGGGAGCGGGACTTGCGTTAGCCTACGCCGTTAGGTTTCCAGCTCGGACAGTAGCCGTTCTTCATATCGCGGGTACGGGTATTGATGACCGATGGCACGATGAGTATCGCGAAAATCGGTTAAATGCACTCATTGAATCAGAGCGCGAAGAATATCAACGTCTGCGGACACAAAGGGAAGACGCTAAAGGGGCTAAGGGGGAACGGATATTAGACCGGCTTCGCACCTTGAGTCGCAAAACAGATGTATTTGACCCAAATTGTGTCGATAATCTTCCAAGTTTTGATGAATATCCAATCAGCAATGCGGCAAACGAAATGGTCGGCGCAGATTGGAAGCGTTACACCACAGATTCAAAATTCCAGCAATCTGTTTACAATCTACCTATGCCTGTTCTTTTCCTTCATGGTGCTTGTGATCCGCGTCCAGGGCACTTTATAGAAACATTAGCCTCCAAATTATTTTATGGAACGTTTGTGTCGATTCCTGAATCAGGCCACTACTTTTGGGTGGAGAAGCCTGATGAGGTAAAAGCAGCACTCAGGCAGTTTGTAGTGGATTATGTAATTAACGATACAGTATGA
- a CDS encoding DNA cytosine methyltransferase, translated as MKFIDLFADCGGMTLGFQNAGFEAVAAFDNWEPAVRVYRANFAHDIHKLDLSDWQESLMILDSYQFDMIIGGPPCQDFSHAGKRNENLGRADLTISFAQIVAHTRPQWFVMENVDRTVKSQRYRQAGEILRGAGYSLTQRILDANQCGVPQKRKRLFLIGELGLSPSVDSRFLASCLDNNLVAEPMTVRDYFGDSLDIAHYYRHPRNYSRRAVFSVDEPSPTVRGVNRPIPKTYKTHPKDTAPVSKEVRPLTTLERSYLQTFPKSFHFDGSKTDLEQMIGNAVPVKQAEYIARCIDAYISEKRNPSDSVQQDSIQLLLFRESRSHSF; from the coding sequence ATGAAATTCATCGATCTCTTCGCGGACTGTGGTGGTATGACGCTCGGATTCCAAAACGCTGGATTTGAAGCAGTTGCCGCTTTCGATAATTGGGAACCAGCCGTTCGGGTCTATCGCGCTAATTTTGCACATGACATACACAAACTTGATCTCAGCGATTGGCAAGAAAGTCTAATGATATTGGACTCATATCAGTTTGACATGATTATTGGAGGTCCACCGTGTCAGGATTTTTCGCATGCCGGTAAACGGAACGAGAATTTGGGAAGAGCGGATTTGACTATAAGTTTTGCGCAGATTGTTGCTCATACAAGACCGCAATGGTTTGTGATGGAAAATGTGGATAGAACCGTGAAAAGTCAGCGATATAGGCAGGCAGGTGAGATTCTCAGGGGAGCAGGATATTCGCTGACTCAGCGGATTTTGGATGCCAACCAGTGTGGCGTTCCCCAAAAACGAAAACGCCTCTTTCTGATCGGCGAGTTAGGATTATCGCCATCTGTGGATAGCAGATTCCTTGCAAGTTGTTTGGATAACAATCTGGTCGCTGAACCAATGACAGTACGCGACTACTTCGGAGATAGTCTTGACATTGCACACTATTATCGGCATCCTCGTAACTACAGTCGCCGCGCTGTCTTTAGTGTTGATGAGCCGAGTCCAACGGTGAGAGGGGTTAACCGTCCAATTCCGAAAACTTACAAGACACATCCAAAGGACACCGCGCCGGTTTCAAAGGAAGTGCGTCCACTCACAACTTTGGAACGAAGTTATCTCCAAACGTTTCCAAAGAGTTTTCATTTTGATGGGTCGAAAACCGATTTAGAGCAAATGATTGGAAATGCAGTCCCGGTAAAACAGGCGGAATACATTGCCCGTTGCATTGATGCCTATATTTCGGAAAAGAGAAATCCTTCGGATTCAGTTCAACAGGACTCTATTCAGTTACTCCTATTCCGAGAATCAAGATCACACAGTTTCTAA
- a CDS encoding phytanoyl-CoA dioxygenase family protein, producing MLTQEEKWHLDLLGYFVVRDAVPKADVELMKAQTFEWYEWDASDFKSPMRINAPEGKPWWVYNMHYGHEAFQRLILNPEILRVATALTWNYPRVFDVVANICYPDADGLELHGGHKGWFRSPHHQYQVANDEIFASFFNLSVSLVDVPPGNGFACIPGSHKSEFQYPEHITMDDPPPTVHNIPVNAGDFIVFLPNTRHAGRRWNHGAYPRMTVFLRWVYAKQFHHADSSWWFPFDEHKDKIPEALHDLESRDHGQRGALNALIDPFKVDVPE from the coding sequence ATGCTGACACAGGAAGAAAAGTGGCACCTTGATCTACTCGGCTATTTTGTGGTGCGCGATGCCGTACCGAAAGCGGACGTTGAACTGATGAAGGCACAGACGTTCGAGTGGTACGAATGGGATGCATCAGATTTCAAGTCACCGATGCGAATCAACGCACCAGAGGGAAAACCGTGGTGGGTCTACAACATGCACTATGGGCATGAAGCCTTCCAACGGCTCATTTTGAATCCAGAAATCCTACGTGTGGCGACTGCTCTGACGTGGAACTACCCGCGGGTTTTCGATGTTGTTGCGAATATTTGCTATCCAGATGCAGACGGCCTGGAGCTGCACGGTGGACATAAGGGTTGGTTTAGGAGTCCACATCACCAATACCAAGTTGCCAATGATGAGATCTTCGCGAGTTTCTTTAATCTCTCCGTTTCGTTAGTGGATGTGCCACCCGGCAACGGGTTTGCCTGTATTCCGGGAAGCCATAAATCCGAATTCCAGTATCCCGAACACATCACGATGGACGATCCACCGCCGACGGTCCACAACATTCCAGTCAATGCTGGCGACTTCATCGTGTTTTTGCCGAACACGCGACACGCCGGAAGACGCTGGAATCACGGCGCGTACCCTCGGATGACGGTGTTCTTGCGCTGGGTCTATGCGAAACAGTTTCATCACGCCGATTCATCTTGGTGGTTTCCTTTTGATGAACACAAAGACAAGATTCCAGAGGCACTCCACGATCTTGAGAGCCGTGACCACGGGCAGCGGGGAGCATTGAATGCTCTCATAGATCCCTTTAAAGTGGATGTTCCTGAATGA
- a CDS encoding AAA family ATPase, giving the protein MKNLKLTSLGQIPEADITFGDLTVFVGEQASGKSILLQLLKLILDAGTITHTLKKHGFDWQKKVDNFLFLYFGEGMQTIWNTDETKVSIDKVDFTPRKALSRRKTKENLFLIPAHRVVTLKDGWPRAFTDYATSDPYVVKAFSEELRLLLEKGLGSGKGPIFPQVGRMNKTLRDAIRESIFGDAEIRLDRSGLRKRIVLDVAGTQLPFMTWSTGQREFTPLLLGLYWLMPSGRVRKKDNINWIVIEEPEMGLHPQAISSLLLVFLELMKLGYKVIISTHSSQILELIWAIRFIAKSNAAPTRLRQLLDLNANAYSKNLTETILNKKTFKTYYFSRKEGVVNVKDISTLDAEDPDEAVSDWGGLTLFSTKSADVVTRAVSESEL; this is encoded by the coding sequence ATGAAAAATCTTAAACTGACTTCACTCGGACAAATTCCGGAAGCAGACATCACCTTTGGAGATCTGACGGTGTTTGTCGGTGAACAAGCAAGCGGAAAAAGTATCTTATTACAACTTCTAAAGCTCATTTTAGACGCGGGCACTATTACGCACACTCTGAAAAAACACGGTTTTGATTGGCAGAAAAAAGTTGATAATTTTCTGTTCCTTTATTTCGGTGAAGGGATGCAGACGATCTGGAACACAGATGAGACAAAAGTCAGCATTGATAAGGTAGATTTTACACCTCGAAAGGCATTATCAAGAAGAAAAACAAAGGAAAACCTATTCCTGATACCGGCGCACCGGGTTGTAACGCTTAAGGACGGCTGGCCCCGCGCGTTTACAGACTATGCAACAAGTGATCCATACGTTGTTAAGGCATTCAGCGAGGAGTTACGCCTATTATTGGAAAAAGGACTGGGTTCAGGTAAGGGGCCGATCTTCCCGCAAGTAGGGCGCATGAATAAGACACTTCGAGACGCGATCAGGGAAAGCATCTTCGGAGACGCTGAAATTAGATTGGATAGGTCAGGATTACGTAAACGCATTGTCTTAGACGTTGCAGGCACTCAGTTACCATTCATGACTTGGTCAACCGGACAAAGAGAATTCACACCTCTCCTATTGGGACTGTATTGGTTAATGCCTTCTGGGAGAGTACGCAAGAAAGACAACATAAACTGGATTGTTATTGAAGAACCTGAAATGGGGTTACATCCACAAGCAATTTCATCTTTACTTCTTGTTTTTTTGGAACTTATGAAACTTGGTTACAAAGTCATCATTTCTACGCATTCGTCCCAAATTTTAGAACTGATCTGGGCAATTCGATTTATTGCTAAATCAAATGCTGCTCCAACACGGTTAAGACAGTTGTTGGATCTGAATGCAAATGCCTATTCCAAGAACCTCACGGAGACGATCTTAAATAAAAAAACATTTAAGACCTATTATTTTTCTCGTAAGGAGGGTGTTGTGAACGTCAAAGACATTTCAACCTTAGATGCTGAAGATCCAGATGAAGCAGTCTCAGATTGGGGAGGTCTTACACTGTTTAGTACGAAGTCTGCTGATGTTGTTACAAGAGCCGTGTCGGAGAGTGAACTTTGA
- a CDS encoding phytanoyl-CoA dioxygenase family protein, protein MLIRGEDSAIDLPSTLTEEEKWHYDLFGYLVLRQVVSPAEVEQMLGIANRWFADPETVPEPVNVTQDEYSGVLNNVQYGDRIFERLSLNEKVMRVVMGLMWNRPRLFNSALVLQKRCSISEGEKERLHRDTSGFEFPDGFHNPHNDYQAGNGQIYSNYVNTAITLVDVPKDNGFMCIPGTHKSLIQLPTTLDIDNEWAPAITFELKAGDCLVFSPRLIHGAKFWKVDYPRRVVFNRYQFSFYFNENYNLPIEAHRDRISTDQYELESVQRSEKGFAKRILKKMEKGEELC, encoded by the coding sequence ATGCTAATTCGCGGCGAAGACAGTGCGATTGATCTTCCGTCCACACTCACAGAAGAAGAGAAATGGCACTATGATCTGTTTGGCTATCTGGTGCTTCGACAGGTAGTGTCGCCAGCAGAGGTCGAGCAAATGCTTGGGATCGCGAATAGGTGGTTTGCGGATCCCGAAACAGTACCTGAACCGGTGAATGTCACCCAAGACGAATACAGCGGTGTACTGAACAATGTTCAGTACGGTGATCGGATTTTCGAGCGATTATCGCTCAATGAGAAGGTGATGCGGGTTGTAATGGGCTTGATGTGGAATCGTCCGAGACTCTTTAATTCCGCTCTTGTTCTGCAGAAGCGATGCTCTATCTCTGAGGGTGAAAAAGAGAGACTCCACCGCGATACCAGCGGTTTTGAATTCCCCGATGGCTTCCATAATCCACATAACGATTACCAAGCCGGAAACGGACAGATTTATAGCAATTATGTCAACACCGCCATAACACTCGTTGATGTACCGAAAGACAACGGCTTCATGTGTATCCCCGGCACGCATAAATCCCTAATTCAGCTGCCGACGACACTTGACATTGATAACGAGTGGGCACCTGCAATCACTTTTGAACTCAAGGCAGGGGATTGTCTTGTCTTCTCGCCGAGACTGATACACGGTGCAAAATTTTGGAAAGTTGATTACCCACGCCGGGTCGTCTTCAATCGGTATCAATTCAGTTTCTACTTCAATGAGAACTATAATCTCCCGATAGAAGCGCATCGGGATCGTATCTCTACAGACCAATACGAACTGGAATCTGTCCAACGGAGCGAAAAGGGATTTGCTAAACGGATCCTCAAAAAAATGGAGAAGGGCGAAGAACTATGCTGA
- a CDS encoding Gfo/Idh/MocA family oxidoreductase — protein sequence MTTYRAGVIGLGRMGSTFDDEITQGGSIFLPYCHGPTYHAAPNVELSAGADLHTEQAAIFGERWGLSSEHIYSDYREMLEKENLDIVSVCTTARIRSTIVQDVARSSVKAIWAEKPIALSLTEADAMVETCRAEGVALAINCARRWNPFFSEARRLIDDGEIGDVLQVTVYAQCGLSHNGSHAIDILRYMAGGNVEWVFGEMESDEAAAGESDLQGNGYLVFDNGVRAYLRSTSCGAAPWEVDVIGTTGRIRSVNNAETFELIRVIPGGRRGRGVPATCPFPIPVRMQGMGLTIVEDLISAIENGTSPKCSGEDGRAALEVAMALRESHRRGGVKVELPIEDRSLRILSSEIQNDDTPARIRRLQAS from the coding sequence ATGACAACGTATCGAGCAGGCGTAATCGGTTTGGGACGTATGGGTAGCACTTTTGATGACGAAATAACACAAGGTGGATCAATCTTTTTGCCGTATTGCCACGGTCCAACTTACCATGCTGCACCGAATGTGGAACTATCTGCAGGAGCTGATCTGCACACCGAACAAGCGGCGATCTTCGGTGAGCGATGGGGACTGAGTTCTGAGCATATCTACAGCGATTACCGTGAAATGCTGGAGAAAGAAAATCTTGACATCGTGAGCGTCTGCACGACAGCACGGATCCGATCGACTATTGTGCAGGATGTAGCCCGTTCCAGTGTCAAGGCGATCTGGGCGGAGAAACCCATTGCACTCAGTCTCACCGAAGCGGATGCGATGGTGGAGACCTGTCGGGCAGAAGGAGTCGCGCTGGCGATTAATTGTGCCAGACGTTGGAATCCGTTCTTCAGCGAAGCACGGCGGCTCATTGATGACGGCGAAATTGGCGATGTGCTTCAGGTGACGGTCTATGCGCAGTGTGGATTGTCGCATAATGGGAGCCATGCCATTGATATTTTGCGCTATATGGCAGGTGGGAATGTGGAGTGGGTCTTTGGTGAGATGGAATCCGATGAAGCCGCCGCGGGTGAAAGTGATCTACAGGGAAACGGCTACCTCGTTTTTGATAACGGGGTGCGTGCGTATCTCCGCAGCACATCGTGTGGCGCGGCACCGTGGGAAGTCGATGTCATCGGCACAACGGGACGTATCCGTTCTGTCAACAATGCCGAGACGTTCGAGTTGATTCGTGTAATTCCCGGTGGACGGCGTGGACGTGGTGTGCCTGCGACATGCCCATTCCCAATCCCCGTGCGAATGCAAGGTATGGGACTGACAATCGTTGAGGATCTCATTAGTGCTATTGAGAATGGAACGTCTCCGAAGTGTTCAGGCGAAGATGGACGTGCTGCGTTGGAGGTGGCTATGGCACTTCGGGAATCGCATCGCCGTGGTGGTGTAAAGGTTGAACTACCTATTGAAGACCGTAGCCTTCGGATTCTCTCATCAGAAATTCAGAATGATGACACTCCAGCTCGAATTCGACGCTTACAAGCGAGTTAA
- a CDS encoding phytanoyl-CoA dioxygenase family protein, whose product MKPADYAFFKENGYISLGKILSAAEVADFVHIFDRDRTEVQDHWYPIGHYQTVNCDALLTSPEFDNVIRHSIVMDCLHTLMGNAPCFSEICIRHMAPYDGELNRGWHRDGPKHWLEHPLRIGFIQLMLYLTDVDETTHCFSLSPESVDAEILETDAQLDRGGIVDLYGPAGTAVLFNIGVLHTATTRPTQQERKTVQVYYGHPNRRYLSEDSLIPAELWRDHPDPEVRAFYSVLNNKTRDYLEHTASMGELSFEDTLALLRELDVKHRKRPQ is encoded by the coding sequence ATGAAGCCAGCAGATTATGCGTTTTTTAAAGAAAATGGCTATATCTCACTCGGTAAGATTCTGAGTGCTGCCGAGGTTGCGGATTTTGTTCATATCTTTGATCGAGACCGCACTGAGGTTCAAGATCATTGGTATCCCATTGGACATTACCAGACTGTGAATTGCGACGCACTTCTGACTTCACCTGAATTCGACAACGTGATTCGGCATTCCATCGTTATGGATTGCCTACACACGCTGATGGGTAATGCGCCTTGCTTTTCAGAAATCTGCATCCGGCACATGGCACCGTACGATGGTGAACTGAATCGCGGCTGGCATCGAGATGGTCCCAAGCACTGGCTTGAACACCCGTTGCGTATCGGGTTCATCCAGTTAATGCTGTATCTGACCGATGTTGATGAAACGACGCATTGTTTCTCCTTATCGCCGGAATCGGTGGACGCTGAGATTCTCGAAACAGACGCGCAGTTGGATCGTGGCGGAATTGTTGATTTGTACGGACCCGCCGGGACAGCCGTACTATTCAACATCGGTGTTTTACACACCGCCACGACCCGTCCGACTCAGCAAGAACGCAAGACGGTACAAGTCTATTATGGACATCCGAACCGTCGGTACTTGAGTGAGGATTCATTGATACCTGCCGAACTTTGGCGAGACCATCCCGATCCTGAGGTGCGCGCCTTTTACAGTGTGCTCAACAACAAAACTCGCGATTACCTCGAACACACGGCTTCAATGGGTGAACTATCGTTTGAGGACACTTTGGCACTCCTTCGTGAACTGGATGTCAAGCACCGTAAGCGGCCGCAGTGA